ATACCAGAAGCTCCATTCACCAGCAAATTAGGGAACCGTGCTGGTAAAACAGCAGGCTGCTCCGTAGAATTATCATAGTTCGGGATAAAAGGTACCGTATCCTTTTCAATATCTCGCAATAATTCATTAGCCAGTGCAGATAAGCGTGCCTCGGTATATCGCATCGCAGCTGGAGGATCGGCATCAAGGCTACCAAAGTTACCTTGACCTTGAATTAGCACATGGCGCATCTTCCACCATTGTGCCATTCGTACCATAGTCTCATAAATGGAGGCATCCCCATGTGGATGGTAGGTACCCATCACGGAACCAACTGTTTTTGCTGCTTTACGGTATGGTTTATCAAAGGTGTTATTCTCTTCGTACATCGAATATAAAATCCGGCGTTGTACCGGCTTTAAGCCATCGCGAGCATCTGGAATGGCGCGTGAGAGGATAACCAAATTGGCATAATCCCCAAAACGTTTTCCCATGATTTCTGCAAAGCTTTGTTCAATTAAACGATTAGAAAACATGCTACTCATCCTCTCCTACTTCAAATGTGACATGGGTTTCGATCCATTCACGGCGAGGAGGGACTTTATCGCCCATTAAAACCGTAATTAATTTTTCACAGTGAGCCCGATCTGCAAGAGACACTTGGATTAACTTCCGGTTCTCAGGGTCCATTGTCGTCTCCCATAATTGATCTGGGTTCATCTCACCTAAGCCTTTATAACGCGTAATTTTTGCCCCTTTACCTAACTTTTTCAGAGCGATGTCCAGTTCTTCATCATCCCAGCAATAATAGGATTCTGCACCCTTCTTGCCTTTTCCACCATCTTTAGCTACTTGATAAAGAGGTGGCTGAGCAATATAAAGCTTATTAGAGGCAATAAGCGGCTGCATATATCGGAAGAAGAAGGTTAATAACAGCGCTTGGATATGCGAACCATCCACGTCTGCGTCTGACATGATAATAATTTTATCAAACGCACAATTTTCTATGGAAAATTCTTCACCGATATCTGTCTCCAGCACTTCTAAAATCGTTCTGAACTCTTCGTTAGATAAAACATCGGATAATTTAGCCTTCTCCGTGTTCAACGGCTTTCCTTTCAAACCAAAAATCGCTTGATATTCGGAGTTACGAGCTTGCTTAGCAGATCCCCCTGCCGAATCACCCTCAACTAGGAAAAGCTCATTAATACTCGGATTTTTATATTGAGGTGGTGCAAATTTTTCAGAAATGGATTTACGCTTCTTAGTACCCTTCCCCTTTTTGTCCCCGCGCAACGCTTCTCTTTGTTTGCGAAGCTCCTCACGAATTTGCATCGATTTTAATGCTTTATCAATTAATAGCTTAGCGATTTCCGGATTTTCTTCTAGGAAAAAGCCCAATTTTTCCGAGATAATCTGTTCTACAATGGTACGTGCTTCTTCATTACCCAATTTGTCTTTCGTTTGTGATTCAAACTGAACATCAGACATTTGCAGGGATAACACACCTAGAAAACCTTCACGTAAATCATTCCCGGTCAAATTAGGATCTTTTTCTTTGATATACCCTTTCTTGCGGGCAAAGTCATTAAAAATCCTTGTGGTGGCATTTTTAAAGCCAGTGACATGCGTTCCACCATCATTTGTAGGGATCGAATTTACATACGAAGCTAGTGTCTCAGTATAGCCATCATTGTATTGGAAGGCTAACTCTACGTACACATTATCCTTCTCTCCATCAAAGTAAACAACAGAATGGAGAGCGTTTTTTCCCTCGTTTAAATACTCTACGTATGATTTAATGCCTTCTTCATAATAGAATTCTTCTTTACGTGTCTCTGACGTACGTTTATCAATTAACACCATGCGTAAGCCTTTCAACAGAAAAGCTGTTTCACGGAAGCGGTCACGCAAGGTTTCGTAATCAAATTTAGTGGTTGTAAATACCTCCGGATCTGGTTGGAACGTTACGGTTGTCCCTGTACGCTTAGACTTTCCTACAATATCAAGGCCCGTTACCGCTTTACCTACAAGTTCCTGTCCATTCTTGTCCACCAAGTATTCAAAGCGTTGTTTATAAATGTTCCCTTCTCGGTGGATTTCTACTTCTAGCCAGCGAGATAAAGCAACAACGACGCTGGAGCCAACTCCATGTAAACCACCGCTTTTTTTATACCCGCCACCGCCAAATTTACCACCTGCGTGAAGCGTGGTAAAAATGACCTCTGGCACTGGACGTCCAGATTTATGCATACCTGTTGGTATACCGCGACCGTGGTCCTCCACACTTACGCTACCATCCGGATAAAGAGTGACAATAATACGATCGTTCACGCCAGCCAAAGCTTCATCTTTAGCATTATCCACGATCTCCCACACTAAGTGGTGCAAACCGCGTGATCCGGTGGAGCCTATATACATACCAGGTCTTTTACGTACGGCGATCAAGCCTTCCAGGACCTGAATATCGTCTTCGGTATATGATAGTGCTCGATTATCAGCCATTCTGTTCTCCCCTCTTACACACTCGCAATCAACGTTCCTCAAGCGAATACCTAATCGCTATTTTATCTCATTTCATGAAAAGAAAAAACTCTTTTACATGAAAGCTCTTACATAGTTGCTACTATACATGTATTTTGCTTGTTGTTCCACAGTAACAAACCTGCATACAGGAAAATTTCACCTTTTATCTTGATTTTCTCTATTCTTGTAGAAAAATAGCCATCTTTATCCCTTTCTAACAAAGGTAACGTTCTTCCTGCTTTTTCATATGTATTTTTTTTTGCAACCCAGCTCTTTCAAAAAATAAGCCTCTTATGTACATCTAACTTTCTAAAAGACAGGAACATTAGTTCGTTTCTTATAGATAAATACAGCCACCCTGCCGTTTGGACAAGATGGCTGAAAGACTTAGCCTTGAATACGTTCCAGCTCTTCTTTATCGATGTCGTAATTCGCATACACATTTTGCACGTCGTCATTTTCTTCAAATGCTTCCATCATCTTCAGGATTTTTTCAGCATCTTCGCCTGCAACCTTGACAGTGTTTTGTGGAATCCACTGTACTTCAGCATTGGCAAATTTGTATCCCTCTGCTTCCAAAGCCTGCTTTACTTGCTCCATTTCGTGAGGATGCGTAATGACTTCGTATTCTTCCTCTGTCACGATCAAATCCTCTGCACCAGCTTCTAGGGCTTGCATCAGCATTGTATCTTCATCAACTTCAAATTGTTCACGGTCAATAACAATCGCACCTTTACGGTCAAACATGAAGCTTACAGAGCCTGTTTCACCCATATTACCACCGCGTTTACCAAAAATAGAGCGAACGTCAGCGGCTGTACGATTTCGATTATCAGACAAGCATTCTACGATAACAGCTACGCCGCCTGGAGCATATCCTTCATAACGGATTTCTTCGTAATTATCCCCTTGGCCACTGTCCGTAGCTTTTTTAATCGCACGCTCAATATTGTCATTGGGCATATTAATAGCTCGTGCATTGGCAATAATTGCTTTTAGTTTCAGGTTTGCATTGGGGTCAGGTCCGCCGTTTCTAGCTTCTACATAAATTTGACGAGCTAACTTAACATATTGATTGTTTTTCTTTTGATCGGCTGCACCTTTTTTTCCTGCAAATAACTTAAACTTTGGCATGTGAAACTCTCCTCACCAGAAATGTCTGCTTGGGTATGAAATAATAACTTATTCTAGCAAAAAGTAACGATTCGTACAAGGCTAGCTCGTCTGATTGCCACAAAGATGGCAAGGGTAAAGACATAATTACAGGGTAAGCTAGATAGTGAACCCATACCTATTTGCGAGGAGGATGAACCTGTGCTAAGTGCAACGAAACCGTTTGTAAAGCTGCATAAGTACGACGAGCATCTGGTGGCTGACATTGAGGCACTCAATTCATCTGGTTATGCTAAAGATGACATTTATGTGTTGAAATGGAATCCTGATAAAAATCATTCCAATCAACGCGACAATTTTTACAAATATAGTACTCATTTTGAAAAAGCAAAAGGCCATATCGACGGCAAAGCCAATTTTTTTGACAATGGTGGGAAGGAATTACGTTCTAAGCTCGAACATATTGGACTAACCAAAGACGAAGCCTCAGCCCTAGTTCGAGAACTGGAAGAAACGGATAAAACCTGCATCTTGGCTGTGCATGATTTAAAAGATAATATTATTGAAATGAATACGCTATATAATCAGTAGGGTGTTCAAACCAGCAAGAAACCCGGAGTAGAGAGTAGCTCCGGGTTTTGATTTATCACATTTTTACATGGTTCTTTTACTCGTGAGTACGGTCAATTAGTTCAATGCCTTCCATTGTCTCATGCAATTTCGCATGAGCAGCTTCTTCCTCTTCTTCTAGCAATGGAACTAGTTCTCCCTCTTCAATACCAAACACATAAATGTCGATTTCGCCTTCTTCATCAATCTCGTCTTCTTCGGTTGCTTCCGTAAGTGCAACAAATTGTTTGTTATTTAATTCAAACATCGCGATTACTTCAAAATCGCCCATTTCTTCGCCATTTTCATCGTCAAGTGTGATGATATCACCTAAAGCCAAATCTTTTTCGTTTTCCATGTGTATATGCCTCCTGCTCTTATTCGCTTAGGTTATGTATCGTCGTCCATTCAGACAGCAACTCATATGTTTAGTGTGGAGTAACATAACATGCTAGATACTAGCTCATTTAGCTAGTCCCATCCAGTATTCCCCGACACCTTTCTTAGCATACCTTGCTTTTTAGGAAAAGTCTATGAGAAGTTCTTTAACATAAAAGACCGTCTCCTTCTGGGGAGACGGCCTCATCCATCTATCTACCACTGTTTGCTCTGTTACAAACGTAAACTAATTAGCCTCGTAGGGAATCTCTTCAATGACTCCTTTTTCAATCAGAAAAGCTTCCTCCGCTTCCAAGATTGCAATAATCTCTTGGCGTCCTACTTTCATGCCGCCTTCAGCAAGTTTTCTTTCTACGAATTGCAGCATCTCTTCATAGTCTAACACTTGTACATCTTGTTGATTATTTTGTTGTCCCATGGTTATTACCCCCTGCATTCTCTCAGCCATTCTTTGGGTAGTATAGCATGAATCCACCAAGCTAGGCTATTCTCTAGCGCTTTCACCGTTGCTCTCTTGTTTTCGTGTCCAGGGACGGCGCACTGGCTTTAATAAGTATGCAGACCAGCATAATAAGCTGACACTTAGCACTAGATAAAAGCTTGCGAAATAGCCCCAATAAAAATCTTCACTGCTCGATACAGAAGAGAAATGCGTCATGCCAAGAATACGTGAACCGACTATGCATGGATTAATATAGGTTAACCACTTTATTAGGAAAAAATTTTCTATTCCATTACTGTCAGGATACCAGTAATGCAAAATCGCTACCAAAAAGTATAAGAGAAACCCTGTACCTACCACAAAGAAAAAGGCAATTCCATATGCAATAATCGTACTTACACCGGTTCGTTTAACCCATGTTGAACAAAAAATCCCTAACGAGCCAAAAAACAGGATGTTGATAGCAAAAAAGAGAATGATACTAAAAATTTGAGATGGCGATACCCCACCATACAAGAATACAAAGCTGTACAGAGGCAGAGAAGCCATAATTAAGAGAAACATAAAAGACAGGGATGTAACCAGCTTGCTTAAAATAATCCGTCGTGGCGATAATTGAGTGGTTAATAGGATATTAAGGGTCTGCCTTTCCCTTTCACCACTAATTGTTCCCGCTGCTAATGCCGGCGCAATAAAACAAATCAAGGCATAATGCAGAGCGGACATTGCCAAAAATAGATCATCTCCCTCTCCTAAAAAAAACGTGTTAGTTTTCTCCATAATGGTTAAATACCCCAGCAGTACAGCACCAAAAACCATTAGATAGCTAAACAGAATCCAGATTGACCTTTTAGAGCGAAATCTCTCTCGCAATTCTTTGGAAATAAGCGGATTACCAAAAAAATTCCCCATTAGTTGCCCACCCCTTCCGTAATAGCTAAGAACACATCTTCCAGGTTTTCTTGTGAGTCTGCGAAATGTGTTACAGGGATGTTCGCCTGTATTAACTGCTGTAGTAAAATAACCTTCTCTTCTGGTGTACCAGTAAAGTGAAAACGGAAATGACTGTTTTTGTTATCTAAGCGTTTCACAAAAGGAGAGGCATGTAGGATTTGTTCTGCAAGCTCTACGTTACCCAACGTTTTTACTTGCATAATAGAGATACCGCGTGTCTCTGTGCTCACTTCGTTAACGGCTCCATTTGCAATGAGCTGACCTTTTTCGATGACGCCAATCTCGTCGCAGAGCTCTGCTAGTTCAGGCAAGATATGAGAGCTAATTAGAATTGTTTTGCCCATTCCTTGTAATTTCTTTAAGATTTCTCGCATTTCAATGCGTGCCCGTGGGTCCAATCCTGAAGCAGGTTCATCCAAAATAAGAATTTCTGGACTATGAACTAAACAACGCGCTAAACCAAGACGCTGTTTCATTCCACGTGACAAATGATCGACATAAGCATCAGCTTTATTACTGAGATTAACCAAATCTAACAGATCAGCTACTAAGTTGGAACGGTTTCGGGCTGGAATATTATATGCCCTTGCATAAAAATCAAGGTATTCTGTAGCTTTTAAATTATCATAAACACCAAAAAAGTCAGGCATGTAGCCTAGGAGCTGTTTAACCTCCCTAGGCTCCTTCTCTACATCATATCCGCCAACATAAGCCTTTCCACTGGTAGCTGGTAGGAGAGTAGCAAGAATCATCAT
This is a stretch of genomic DNA from Brevibacillus laterosporus DSM 25. It encodes these proteins:
- a CDS encoding DUF1292 domain-containing protein, with amino-acid sequence MENEKDLALGDIITLDDENGEEMGDFEVIAMFELNNKQFVALTEATEEDEIDEEGEIDIYVFGIEEGELVPLLEEEEEAAHAKLHETMEGIELIDRTHE
- a CDS encoding YebC/PmpR family DNA-binding transcriptional regulator, whose translation is MPKFKLFAGKKGAADQKKNNQYVKLARQIYVEARNGGPDPNANLKLKAIIANARAINMPNDNIERAIKKATDSGQGDNYEEIRYEGYAPGGVAVIVECLSDNRNRTAADVRSIFGKRGGNMGETGSVSFMFDRKGAIVIDREQFEVDEDTMLMQALEAGAEDLIVTEEEYEVITHPHEMEQVKQALEAEGYKFANAEVQWIPQNTVKVAGEDAEKILKMMEAFEENDDVQNVYANYDIDKEELERIQG
- a CDS encoding DNA gyrase/topoisomerase IV subunit B, which produces MADNRALSYTEDDIQVLEGLIAVRKRPGMYIGSTGSRGLHHLVWEIVDNAKDEALAGVNDRIIVTLYPDGSVSVEDHGRGIPTGMHKSGRPVPEVIFTTLHAGGKFGGGGYKKSGGLHGVGSSVVVALSRWLEVEIHREGNIYKQRFEYLVDKNGQELVGKAVTGLDIVGKSKRTGTTVTFQPDPEVFTTTKFDYETLRDRFRETAFLLKGLRMVLIDKRTSETRKEEFYYEEGIKSYVEYLNEGKNALHSVVYFDGEKDNVYVELAFQYNDGYTETLASYVNSIPTNDGGTHVTGFKNATTRIFNDFARKKGYIKEKDPNLTGNDLREGFLGVLSLQMSDVQFESQTKDKLGNEEARTIVEQIISEKLGFFLEENPEIAKLLIDKALKSMQIREELRKQREALRGDKKGKGTKKRKSISEKFAPPQYKNPSINELFLVEGDSAGGSAKQARNSEYQAIFGLKGKPLNTEKAKLSDVLSNEEFRTILEVLETDIGEEFSIENCAFDKIIIMSDADVDGSHIQALLLTFFFRYMQPLIASNKLYIAQPPLYQVAKDGGKGKKGAESYYCWDDEELDIALKKLGKGAKITRYKGLGEMNPDQLWETTMDPENRKLIQVSLADRAHCEKLITVLMGDKVPPRREWIETHVTFEVGEDE
- a CDS encoding ABC transporter ATP-binding protein, which gives rise to MIQTQNLSKQYGKFEALKNVNLSIQKGSVYGFIGPNGAGKSTTMMILATLLPATSGKAYVGGYDVEKEPREVKQLLGYMPDFFGVYDNLKATEYLDFYARAYNIPARNRSNLVADLLDLVNLSNKADAYVDHLSRGMKQRLGLARCLVHSPEILILDEPASGLDPRARIEMREILKKLQGMGKTILISSHILPELAELCDEIGVIEKGQLIANGAVNEVSTETRGISIMQVKTLGNVELAEQILHASPFVKRLDNKNSHFRFHFTGTPEEKVILLQQLIQANIPVTHFADSQENLEDVFLAITEGVGN
- a CDS encoding general stress protein, which produces MLSATKPFVKLHKYDEHLVADIEALNSSGYAKDDIYVLKWNPDKNHSNQRDNFYKYSTHFEKAKGHIDGKANFFDNGGKELRSKLEHIGLTKDEASALVRELEETDKTCILAVHDLKDNIIEMNTLYNQ
- a CDS encoding ABC transporter permease, which codes for MGNFFGNPLISKELRERFRSKRSIWILFSYLMVFGAVLLGYLTIMEKTNTFFLGEGDDLFLAMSALHYALICFIAPALAAGTISGERERQTLNILLTTQLSPRRIILSKLVTSLSFMFLLIMASLPLYSFVFLYGGVSPSQIFSIILFFAINILFFGSLGIFCSTWVKRTGVSTIIAYGIAFFFVVGTGFLLYFLVAILHYWYPDSNGIENFFLIKWLTYINPCIVGSRILGMTHFSSVSSSEDFYWGYFASFYLVLSVSLLCWSAYLLKPVRRPWTRKQESNGESARE